From a region of the Nonlabens sp. Hel1_33_55 genome:
- the ruvX gene encoding Holliday junction resolvase RuvX, with protein sequence MGRIMAIDYGKKRTGIAVTDPLQIIASGLCTVPTWELNKWLEDYMLQEDIDTIVIGEPKQMDYTDSELGGVINAFAKALQIKNPAIKIERMDERFTSKMAFQTMIDSGLNKKQRRNKALVDEIAATIILQSYMDRIR encoded by the coding sequence ATGGGACGCATCATGGCGATTGATTACGGGAAAAAGCGCACGGGAATAGCCGTCACTGATCCCTTGCAGATCATCGCATCAGGTCTGTGTACCGTACCCACTTGGGAGCTTAACAAATGGTTGGAAGACTATATGTTGCAGGAAGATATAGATACGATTGTCATAGGTGAGCCCAAGCAAATGGATTATACAGATAGTGAGTTGGGTGGCGTGATTAACGCTTTCGCGAAAGCGTTACAAATTAAAAACCCTGCTATCAAGATAGAACGCATGGATGAGCGTTTTACCTCAAAGATGGCTTTCCAAACCATGATTGATAGTGGTCTCAACAAGAAACAGCGTCGTAATAAGGCGCTCGTCGATGAGATTGCTGCGACCATCATCCTTCAATCCTATATGGACAGAATTAGATAA
- the def gene encoding peptide deformylase, with translation MILPIVAYGDPVLRKEAQEITPEYPDLKETIDNMWETMYNAAGVGLAAPQVGLPIRMFMVDTEPFSDDPDLTEAEQKELAGFKKAFINAQIIEETGDEWSFNEGCLSIPNVREDVFRPEKVTIEYQDENFDTHTDTYDGLIARVIQHEYDHIEGILFTDKISSLKKRLIKNKLNNISKGKTSVDYRMRFPDAKGRR, from the coding sequence ATGATTTTACCTATAGTTGCTTATGGTGATCCAGTATTGCGCAAGGAAGCGCAAGAGATTACTCCAGAATATCCCGATTTGAAAGAAACTATCGATAATATGTGGGAAACTATGTATAATGCTGCCGGTGTAGGACTTGCAGCGCCACAAGTTGGTTTACCCATAAGAATGTTTATGGTGGACACAGAGCCGTTTAGCGATGATCCTGACCTCACTGAAGCCGAACAAAAAGAACTAGCTGGTTTCAAGAAAGCATTTATCAATGCTCAAATTATTGAAGAAACCGGTGACGAGTGGTCCTTCAATGAAGGTTGCTTAAGTATTCCTAATGTGCGTGAGGACGTTTTTAGACCAGAGAAAGTTACCATTGAATATCAAGATGAAAATTTTGATACGCATACTGATACCTATGACGGTCTAATAGCTAGGGTCATTCAGCATGAATATGATCATATTGAGGGAATATTGTTTACAGACAAAATTTCTAGCCTTAAGAAGCGTTTGATCAAGAACAAACTGAATAATATTTCAAAAGGGAAGACCAGTGTGGATTATCGCATGCGTTTTCCAGACGCAAAAGGCCGTAGATAA
- a CDS encoding DUF5606 domain-containing protein, with protein MSLDSILSITGKQGLYKLKTKARSGFVVESLIDNKTSIIGMSHNVSVLKDISIYTYEAEVPLKEVFNKIADKENKGAAISHKASKDELSNYFNEVLPEYDEDRVYASDIKKVVQWYNILQENDLLAGLSEKDEEE; from the coding sequence ATGAGTTTAGACAGCATTTTATCCATTACTGGAAAGCAAGGATTATATAAATTGAAGACAAAAGCGCGCAGCGGCTTTGTAGTTGAGTCTTTGATTGACAATAAGACTTCCATTATAGGGATGAGTCATAACGTGAGTGTATTGAAGGATATCTCTATCTATACCTATGAAGCTGAAGTTCCTCTAAAGGAAGTTTTCAATAAGATTGCCGATAAGGAAAACAAAGGTGCCGCTATAAGTCACAAGGCTTCTAAAGATGAACTAAGCAACTATTTTAATGAGGTTTTACCAGAATACGATGAAGATCGTGTCTATGCCAGTGACATAAAAAAAGTAGTACAGTGGTATAATATTCTCCAAGAAAATGATTTACTCGCTGGACTTTCAGAAAAAGACGAGGAAGAATAG
- a CDS encoding DUF6048 family protein — translation MLKYATSLFCLLSFYMMNAQQTEPQSNQRPAANDSIVYKADYGLRAGVDIASLIRTAIDDEYTGFQIMADYRLTKDWYIAGEIGTEILDRETNQIDFETNGSFLKAGADYNFYGNWLDLDNMIYVGFRAGAASYSQTLKRFDFYEDIGAFPTQSRFPNEEFSGLTSFWAEVQAGVKVEVLNNLYLSINVQLKRLVAEDQPDNFDNLYVPGFGRTYDTSEIGVGYSYGISYRIPFYKR, via the coding sequence ATGTTGAAATACGCCACTAGCCTATTCTGCTTACTGTCGTTTTACATGATGAACGCACAGCAAACTGAGCCACAATCTAACCAACGACCTGCAGCAAACGATAGTATCGTTTACAAGGCAGATTATGGTTTGCGTGCAGGAGTAGATATCGCTAGTCTCATAAGAACGGCAATCGACGATGAATACACTGGATTCCAGATCATGGCAGATTATCGCCTTACCAAAGACTGGTACATCGCAGGAGAAATAGGAACCGAAATCCTAGATAGAGAAACAAATCAAATTGACTTTGAAACCAATGGTTCCTTTTTAAAAGCAGGTGCCGACTACAATTTTTATGGGAATTGGCTGGATCTGGATAATATGATTTATGTAGGTTTTAGAGCTGGTGCGGCTAGCTATTCTCAAACTTTGAAGAGGTTTGACTTTTATGAAGATATAGGCGCTTTCCCTACTCAAAGCAGATTTCCTAATGAAGAATTTTCTGGCTTGACATCTTTCTGGGCAGAAGTTCAAGCAGGAGTTAAAGTAGAAGTATTAAACAATCTATATCTGTCTATCAATGTTCAATTGAAACGATTAGTTGCAGAGGATCAGCCGGATAATTTTGATAACCTATACGTCCCTGGATTTGGTAGAACTTATGATACCAGTGAGATAGGCGTTGGTTATTCTTATGGCATTTCTTATCGCATTCCGTTTTATAAAAGGTAA
- a CDS encoding DUF6452 family protein produces MNRNQIIAILLVIACCFSSCEKDDLCIPEELDIPRLVIVFVDARNSLLRKPVESLQVINEEAGVAVALDGTGALTLTQVDSIAIPLRIDQNFTDFEFTRTLNGAVNGDPIRFEYVQEEIYLNRACGYGATFLDLTAIRPDEDPANPWITNVTVRDRDVTSKNDIHVEIRH; encoded by the coding sequence ATGAATAGAAATCAAATCATAGCTATTTTACTGGTAATCGCATGTTGTTTTTCATCTTGCGAGAAAGACGATTTGTGTATTCCAGAAGAGCTGGACATACCACGACTGGTAATTGTTTTTGTTGATGCGAGAAACTCACTGCTGCGTAAACCGGTAGAAAGTCTCCAAGTGATCAATGAAGAGGCAGGTGTTGCTGTAGCACTTGATGGAACTGGAGCTTTGACTCTTACTCAAGTAGATTCCATCGCTATACCTTTAAGAATTGATCAAAATTTTACTGATTTTGAATTTACAAGAACTCTAAATGGAGCTGTAAATGGCGACCCTATTAGGTTTGAATACGTACAAGAAGAAATTTACTTGAACCGTGCCTGTGGTTATGGCGCAACATTTTTGGATCTAACCGCTATCAGACCTGATGAAGATCCAGCAAATCCATGGATTACCAATGTAACCGTTAGAGATCGAGACGTAACCTCAAAAAATGACATTCATGTTGAAATACGCCACTAG
- a CDS encoding TlpA family protein disulfide reductase, which yields MKKVILLFLAVAVMFGCKEKTMEQVGSTTGIVKISGIVEPADSLDISQIQVYAYDYLKSDYDEYNADLNADGSFQLEMELSDPREVTVFASRPFSVLAAPGDSIYVAISKAADSTQLIEPYFTGDRAATNNELQRYLRGFPVDVQAQYNNEADQAVEEFTAFAKAEQQSIIDYNKTFLSSIEDPILQDYINAREKFFFPNSKIDYAMYRDYYGLETPAADGEYFNFIDEIPEIEKSDLVNTTLIQRLVYTLKHHYQSKARLLVDDGDSIDKKALELAAARSDGSLLHDLVTHEFYLNQLQDHNVEIYESTNEQFLSKIEDEEIKNSITSRYEAEKKLLESPELPEEAELLEFESANAATYLDEIVDNANGKVVYIDNWATWCGPCKSEFKEASPKLHDKFNDDVEFVYLCHNSERRAYLPSIAEFKIKGKHYFLSDEESKIISQQIELEGFPTYTVINKSGEIVLSDYIHRPSYPATTELLTKLINE from the coding sequence ATGAAGAAAGTAATTTTATTGTTTTTGGCAGTCGCCGTAATGTTTGGTTGCAAGGAAAAAACAATGGAACAAGTTGGTAGTACCACAGGAATTGTCAAAATATCTGGTATCGTTGAGCCTGCAGACTCGCTGGACATTTCCCAAATCCAGGTCTATGCTTATGATTACTTAAAGAGTGATTATGATGAATATAATGCAGATCTTAATGCAGATGGCTCTTTCCAGTTGGAGATGGAACTGAGTGACCCTAGAGAAGTGACCGTATTTGCCTCCAGGCCTTTTAGCGTGCTTGCCGCGCCAGGTGATAGCATTTATGTGGCGATTTCAAAAGCTGCAGACTCTACCCAGTTGATCGAGCCCTATTTTACGGGAGATCGAGCAGCAACTAACAATGAATTGCAGCGTTATCTGCGTGGATTTCCAGTAGATGTGCAGGCGCAGTATAACAATGAGGCTGACCAGGCTGTTGAAGAGTTTACCGCTTTCGCGAAAGCGGAACAACAATCAATCATAGACTACAACAAAACTTTTTTGTCGTCTATCGAGGATCCAATATTGCAAGATTACATCAATGCACGAGAGAAATTTTTCTTCCCAAATTCAAAGATCGACTATGCAATGTATAGAGATTATTATGGACTGGAAACTCCTGCCGCAGATGGTGAATACTTCAATTTTATTGATGAAATTCCAGAAATCGAAAAGTCTGATCTGGTAAACACGACGCTGATACAGCGTTTAGTCTACACCCTGAAACATCATTACCAAAGTAAGGCGAGATTGTTAGTCGATGATGGCGATAGTATTGATAAGAAAGCACTCGAACTGGCAGCTGCAAGATCTGACGGTTCCCTACTTCACGATCTGGTGACTCATGAATTTTACCTTAACCAGTTACAGGATCATAATGTTGAGATATATGAATCAACAAACGAGCAGTTCTTGTCAAAGATTGAAGATGAAGAAATAAAAAATAGCATTACCTCCAGATACGAGGCCGAGAAAAAATTATTGGAAAGTCCAGAGCTACCTGAAGAGGCAGAGTTACTGGAATTTGAATCTGCTAACGCAGCGACATATCTTGACGAGATTGTAGATAATGCGAACGGTAAGGTCGTTTATATTGACAACTGGGCCACCTGGTGCGGGCCTTGCAAGTCAGAATTTAAAGAGGCCTCGCCCAAACTTCATGACAAATTTAACGATGACGTAGAGTTTGTTTACTTGTGTCATAATAGCGAGCGACGTGCCTATCTTCCTTCTATTGCAGAATTTAAAATCAAAGGGAAACATTACTTCCTATCTGATGAGGAATCAAAAATAATTAGCCAGCAGATTGAATTGGAAGGCTTTCCAACCTATACAGTGATCAATAAATCTGGTGAGATCGTTCTATCTGATTATATTCACAGACCTAGTTACCCAGCAACAACAGAATTGCTGACAAAGCTTATCAATGAATAG
- the rlmD gene encoding 23S rRNA (uracil(1939)-C(5))-methyltransferase RlmD yields MSKRRRRAQKTFENVPVVDAGARGKSVAKTAEGEVIFLTDAIPGDVVDITTFKKRKSFYEGKVTHFHERSSRRTQPLCKHFDTCGGCKWQEMAYESQLYFKQKEVVENLTRIGHLDLPEVEPILASEQQYYYRNKMEFSFSANRWLTLEEIQSDVQLADDDKKALGFHIPGMWDKILHLDECHLHPAIGEQIRLSVHAFAKAENISYYAPREKSGTLRTLMLRMSSTGDVMVVIQFFQEQEDQRIALLEHLKSSFPAIKSLQYIINEKANDTIYDQDVILYHGDDFIMEEMEGLQFKISAKSFYQTNSAQAYELYKVTREFAGLDGSQTVYDLYTGTGTIAQFVAGKAAKVIGIESVQQAIEDAQANAELNNVTNAEFYVGDMKDVFTSDFIDTHGTPDVVITDPPRDGMHKDVVAQLLNLEAPRIVYVSCNSATQARDLALLNTKYDIVRVRPVDMFPQTHHVENVVLLELKS; encoded by the coding sequence ATGTCAAAAAGAAGAAGAAGAGCGCAAAAAACTTTTGAAAATGTACCTGTAGTTGATGCAGGCGCTAGAGGAAAAAGCGTTGCCAAAACAGCTGAAGGCGAGGTGATTTTCCTAACTGACGCCATACCTGGCGATGTAGTCGACATCACAACTTTTAAAAAGAGGAAATCTTTTTATGAAGGAAAGGTTACCCATTTTCATGAACGATCTAGCCGTCGCACGCAACCATTATGTAAACATTTTGATACCTGTGGTGGTTGCAAATGGCAGGAAATGGCTTATGAAAGCCAACTCTATTTCAAACAAAAAGAAGTTGTCGAGAACCTGACACGCATAGGTCATCTGGATCTACCAGAGGTGGAACCTATCCTGGCCAGTGAGCAGCAATATTATTACCGCAACAAAATGGAATTCAGCTTCTCAGCAAATCGCTGGTTGACGCTGGAAGAGATTCAGTCAGATGTTCAGTTGGCAGATGATGATAAAAAAGCGCTGGGCTTTCACATTCCGGGTATGTGGGACAAGATCTTGCACCTGGATGAATGCCACTTGCACCCAGCTATTGGTGAGCAGATTAGGTTGAGTGTCCACGCTTTCGCGAAAGCGGAAAACATCTCCTACTACGCTCCACGAGAAAAATCGGGAACCTTGCGCACCTTGATGTTGAGAATGTCCAGTACTGGCGACGTGATGGTCGTGATCCAATTTTTTCAGGAACAGGAAGACCAAAGAATCGCGCTTTTGGAGCATTTGAAAAGCTCATTCCCAGCCATCAAATCATTGCAATACATCATTAATGAGAAGGCAAACGACACCATCTATGATCAGGATGTGATATTATATCATGGTGACGATTTTATAATGGAAGAAATGGAAGGATTGCAGTTCAAGATCAGTGCAAAATCTTTCTACCAGACCAACTCTGCACAAGCCTACGAATTATATAAAGTAACCCGTGAATTTGCTGGATTGGACGGTTCACAGACGGTCTATGACTTGTATACGGGAACAGGAACCATTGCCCAATTTGTTGCTGGAAAAGCTGCCAAGGTAATAGGAATCGAGTCTGTACAGCAAGCCATTGAGGACGCCCAAGCAAATGCAGAATTAAACAATGTGACAAATGCAGAATTCTACGTGGGCGACATGAAAGATGTATTTACATCAGATTTCATCGACACTCACGGCACACCAGATGTGGTCATTACAGATCCACCACGTGATGGTATGCACAAAGATGTTGTGGCCCAATTGCTTAATCTTGAAGCTCCCAGAATTGTATATGTAAGTTGTAATAGTGCAACACAGGCGCGTGATCTTGCGTTATTAAATACTAAATATGATATTGTTAGAGTGCGTCCAGTCGATATGTTCCCTCAAACGCATCATGTTGAAAATGTCGTTTTATTAGAATTGAAGTCATGA
- the rocD gene encoding ornithine--oxo-acid transaminase gives MNITASKSKELIEIEEKHGAHNYHPLPVVLERGEGVYVWDVEGKKYFDFLSAYSAVNQGHCHPAIIDAMSEQARTLTLTSRAFHNNKLGKFNSYITDYFNFDKVLPMNTGAEAVETAIKIARKWAYEKKGVEEKDAQIIVCENNFHGRTTTIISFSNDENARKNFGPYTPGFIKIPYDEVEALEKALQQDNVAGFLIEPIQGEAGVYTPADDYMRRCKELCEKHNALFIADEIQTGIARTGALLAVCGKCNCQGSCERQETYSRPDILILGKALSGGAFPVSAVLADDHIMNVIKPGQHGSTFGGNPVAAVVAIAALEVVKDESLAQNARALGNYFREKINEYIETTDTVKLVRGRGLLNAIVINDSEDSDTAWNICLKLRDNGLLAKPTHGNIIRFAPPLVMTKEQLDECIEIIIQTLKEFE, from the coding sequence ATGAATATTACAGCGTCAAAATCAAAGGAATTAATAGAAATAGAAGAGAAGCATGGGGCTCACAACTATCACCCTTTACCAGTTGTACTGGAACGTGGTGAAGGAGTTTATGTTTGGGATGTAGAAGGGAAGAAGTATTTTGACTTTTTGAGTGCTTATAGCGCTGTGAATCAAGGCCACTGTCATCCTGCCATTATTGATGCCATGTCAGAGCAGGCAAGAACGTTGACACTTACCTCCAGAGCTTTTCACAATAATAAGCTAGGAAAGTTCAATAGCTACATTACTGACTATTTCAATTTTGATAAAGTCCTTCCCATGAATACTGGTGCGGAAGCTGTAGAAACTGCGATTAAAATTGCACGTAAATGGGCTTATGAGAAAAAGGGAGTTGAAGAAAAGGATGCGCAGATTATTGTTTGTGAGAATAATTTTCATGGCCGTACCACCACGATTATTTCGTTTTCCAATGATGAGAACGCCAGAAAGAACTTTGGACCCTACACACCAGGATTTATAAAGATTCCATACGATGAAGTAGAGGCTTTAGAAAAAGCATTGCAACAGGATAATGTAGCAGGTTTTTTAATAGAACCTATCCAAGGTGAAGCTGGAGTCTATACACCAGCAGATGATTATATGCGCCGCTGTAAAGAATTATGTGAAAAACACAATGCACTTTTTATAGCAGATGAGATTCAAACTGGAATTGCCAGAACTGGAGCGCTATTAGCTGTTTGTGGAAAATGTAATTGTCAAGGTTCTTGTGAGCGACAGGAAACGTATTCACGTCCAGATATTTTGATTTTAGGAAAAGCACTTTCTGGTGGCGCCTTCCCAGTAAGCGCCGTTTTAGCTGATGATCATATTATGAATGTCATCAAACCTGGTCAACATGGAAGCACTTTTGGAGGTAATCCTGTAGCTGCTGTGGTGGCAATTGCTGCACTTGAAGTGGTAAAGGATGAATCACTTGCTCAAAACGCCAGGGCTTTAGGTAATTACTTTAGAGAAAAGATCAATGAGTATATAGAAACCACTGACACCGTAAAACTCGTTAGAGGTAGAGGTTTATTAAACGCCATTGTTATCAACGATTCAGAAGACAGCGACACCGCTTGGAATATCTGTTTAAAATTACGTGACAATGGATTGCTCGCAAAACCAACCCACGGGAATATCATCAGGTTTGCGCCACCGCTCGTTATGACTAAAGAGCAGCTCGATGAATGTATTGAAATCATTATTCAAACTCTTAAGGAGTTTGAATAA
- a CDS encoding CCC motif membrane protein, producing MQKLNTTAVYILSIVGFLCCCVYGLGTVAAIIALVIASKELKKYNENPEAYSNGKAMKTAKTVAIISLILSLIGLGLLVAFYFNQCAFYQGYIDAFADNPNVTEEQLAPLYEAMEEAGCM from the coding sequence ATGCAAAAACTCAATACCACGGCAGTCTATATCCTATCAATTGTAGGATTTTTATGTTGCTGCGTTTACGGACTTGGAACTGTAGCCGCTATTATAGCGTTAGTAATCGCTTCCAAAGAATTGAAAAAATACAACGAGAATCCAGAGGCTTACTCTAATGGTAAGGCCATGAAAACGGCAAAAACCGTTGCTATTATTTCCTTGATTCTTTCTCTAATTGGTCTCGGATTATTAGTAGCCTTCTATTTCAATCAATGTGCTTTTTACCAAGGCTATATAGATGCTTTTGCAGATAATCCTAATGTAACAGAAGAACAACTTGCACCGCTTTACGAAGCCATGGAAGAAGCTGGTTGTATGTAA
- a CDS encoding DUF2752 domain-containing protein gives MITIVDDSWMLPCFTKQMIGMDCPGCGIQRSISLFLHGDIKESFLMYPALLPIIFLLGFLIFDMFVNVKYGEKIKLWATIIAIGTIITSYIIKISFI, from the coding sequence ATGATTACAATTGTGGACGACAGCTGGATGCTGCCCTGTTTCACTAAACAAATGATAGGAATGGACTGTCCTGGATGTGGTATCCAGCGGTCCATTTCTCTTTTTTTACATGGCGATATCAAAGAATCCTTTTTAATGTACCCAGCATTATTACCCATCATTTTTCTTTTAGGTTTCTTAATTTTTGATATGTTTGTCAATGTAAAATATGGTGAGAAGATCAAATTATGGGCAACCATCATTGCCATAGGAACGATCATCACCAGTTACATCATCAAAATTTCATTTATCTAA